Proteins encoded in a region of the Streptobacillus felis genome:
- a CDS encoding hydroxymethylglutaryl-CoA synthase yields the protein MNIGIDKIGVEFSDKYIDIKELAIARGVEVEKYTKGIGQMEMSFTSSNQDIVTLAIKATKDILTDEDKQSIDLIIFGTESSIDESKAASIYIKNYLGINSFCKCIEIKQACFGATAGLDYAKAHIALNPNSKVLVIAADIAKYGKNTGGEVTQGTGAISMLVSKDPSMIIFNNDEVSYTEDVMDFWRPTYSKYAIVDGKFSVEKYLELLSKSYSEYRRKNDIDFKAICLHVPYTKMAYKGLNSITNDEKLLNEFESSVVYNKRVGNIYTASLYLSLISLILNSKNIKAGDKIGMFSYGSGAVSEFFSVTLANDFRNSLNKEYIENKLNGRKKYSIEDYEKIFFEDIILDENGNIEFEKTENDVYLKEIHNHKRIYYVER from the coding sequence ATGAATATAGGAATAGATAAAATAGGAGTAGAATTTTCTGATAAATACATAGATATAAAAGAATTAGCTATAGCAAGAGGAGTTGAAGTAGAAAAGTATACTAAAGGTATAGGGCAAATGGAGATGTCTTTTACATCAAGTAATCAAGATATAGTAACTCTTGCAATTAAAGCAACAAAAGACATATTAACAGATGAAGATAAGCAATCTATAGATTTAATAATTTTTGGTACAGAAAGTTCTATAGATGAATCAAAAGCAGCAAGTATATATATTAAAAATTATTTAGGAATAAATAGTTTTTGTAAATGTATAGAAATAAAGCAAGCTTGTTTTGGAGCTACTGCAGGTCTTGATTATGCAAAGGCACATATTGCATTAAATCCAAATTCAAAAGTATTAGTTATTGCAGCTGATATTGCAAAATATGGTAAAAATACAGGTGGAGAAGTTACTCAAGGTACAGGAGCTATATCTATGTTAGTTTCTAAAGACCCTAGCATGATAATATTTAATAATGATGAGGTTTCATATACTGAAGATGTTATGGATTTCTGGAGACCTACATATTCTAAATATGCTATAGTTGATGGTAAATTTTCTGTTGAAAAATATTTAGAATTATTAAGTAAGTCTTATTCAGAGTATAGAAGAAAAAATGATATAGATTTCAAGGCTATTTGTTTACATGTACCATATACAAAAATGGCATATAAAGGTTTAAATAGCATTACAAATGATGAGAAATTATTAAATGAGTTTGAATCATCTGTTGTATATAATAAAAGAGTGGGAAATATATATACTGCTTCCCTATATCTTTCCCTTATTTCTTTAATATTAAATTCTAAAAATATTAAAGCAGGGGATAAAATAGGTATGTTTAGCTATGGATCTGGAGCAGTGTCAGAATTTTTTTCGGTTACACTTGCAAATGATTTTAGAAATAGTTTAAATAAGGAATATATTGAAAATAAGTTAAATGGTAGAAAAAAATACAGTATAGAAGATTATGAAAAAATATTTTTTGAAGATATCATTTTAGATGAAAACGGAAATATAGAATTTGAAAAAACTGAAAATGATGTATATTTAAAAGAAATACATAATCATAAAAGGATATATTATGTGGAAAGATAG
- a CDS encoding thiolase family protein — MVSIIKAMRTAIGKYSGMYKDIELVDFSAELVKSITKNLKIDEVILGNVLANNLGQNIARQIAVNGNIDKEVPAYLINMVCGSGMKAIELGYSSIVSGNNNVVLVGGVEKMTGSDNMLKDGLTDAFSNTHMGITAENIVEKYNFTREELDDYAFNSQRKAQNAIENGYFKAEIYNDMIDEYPRFNMEREKLSNLKPVFKEDGKVTAGNSSGINDGAAMLVLADEKYAKENNLEVLANIRGFATVGYDPEYMGLAPIFSTKKLLEKFNLSVEDIDLFEANEAFSSVSLAFIKELNIPEEKINVNGGAIAIGHPIGASGSRIVVTLVHELIRRDLKRGIATLCVGGGQGISILIER, encoded by the coding sequence TTGGTATCAATAATTAAAGCAATGAGAACAGCTATAGGTAAATATAGTGGTATGTATAAAGATATAGAACTTGTAGATTTTTCTGCAGAATTAGTTAAAAGTATTACTAAAAATTTAAAAATTGATGAAGTTATACTTGGGAATGTTTTAGCAAATAATTTAGGTCAAAATATAGCAAGACAAATAGCTGTAAATGGTAATATAGATAAAGAAGTTCCTGCATATTTAATAAATATGGTATGCGGGTCAGGAATGAAGGCAATAGAACTTGGATATAGTAGTATAGTAAGTGGTAATAATAATGTGGTATTAGTAGGTGGAGTTGAAAAGATGACTGGTAGCGATAATATGTTAAAGGATGGATTAACAGATGCCTTTTCTAATACGCATATGGGTATTACTGCAGAAAATATAGTAGAAAAATATAATTTTACGAGAGAAGAATTAGATGATTATGCCTTTAATTCACAAAGAAAGGCACAAAATGCTATTGAAAATGGATATTTTAAAGCTGAAATATATAATGATATGATAGATGAGTATCCAAGATTTAATATGGAGAGAGAAAAATTATCTAATTTAAAACCAGTATTTAAAGAAGATGGTAAAGTTACAGCTGGGAATTCATCAGGAATAAATGATGGTGCAGCTATGTTAGTTTTAGCAGATGAAAAGTATGCTAAAGAAAATAATTTAGAAGTTTTAGCAAATATTAGGGGATTTGCTACAGTTGGATATGATCCTGAATATATGGGTCTTGCCCCTATATTTTCAACAAAAAAATTATTAGAAAAATTTAATTTAAGTGTAGAGGATATAGATCTTTTTGAAGCTAATGAAGCATTTAGTTCTGTTTCTCTTGCCTTTATAAAAGAATTAAATATACCTGAAGAAAAAATAAATGTAAATGGTGGTGCAATAGCAATAGGTCACCCTATAGGAGCTAGTGGTTCAAGAATAGTGGTAACATTAGTTCATGAACTAATAAGAAGAGATTTAAAAAGAGGAATTGCAACTCTTTGTGTGGGAGGAGGCCAAGGAATTTCAATATTAATTGAAAGATAA
- a CDS encoding glucose-6-phosphate isomerase: protein MKLRLETTYVKPFIGKHEYEQIRPFVELADKILMDKTGAGNDFLGWLDLPKNYDKEEFARIKKASEKIQSDSEVLIVIGIGGSYLGAKSAIEFLSNTFYNNMRKEDRKTPEIYFAGTNMSPVYLQHLLDLVGDRDFSINVISKSGTTTEPAIAFRVFKKKLEEKYGKEEASKRIYATTDKAKGALKNLATSEGYETFVVPDNVGGRFSVLTAVGLLPIAVAGINIDELMQGAHDAMVDYSTKEYYENDAMIYAATRSLLYNKGKNMEILTNYEPRLHYIAEWWKQLFAESEGKDGKGIYPTSADFSTDLHSIGQSIQEARRTMFETVLLIDKPEVDIHIEKEEVNLDGLNYLSGKGIDYVNKQAAKGVILAHVDGNVPNLVINIPEATPYHLGYMFYFFEKAVAIAGYMLGINPFDQPGVEEYKRNMFALLEKPGFEEETKKLLARLENK, encoded by the coding sequence ATGAAATTAAGATTAGAGACAACTTATGTAAAACCTTTTATAGGAAAACATGAATATGAACAAATTAGACCATTTGTAGAACTTGCAGATAAAATACTTATGGATAAAACTGGAGCAGGTAATGATTTCTTAGGTTGGTTAGATTTACCTAAAAATTATGATAAAGAAGAATTTGCTAGAATAAAAAAAGCTAGTGAAAAAATTCAAAGTGACTCAGAAGTATTAATAGTAATAGGTATAGGTGGATCATACTTAGGAGCAAAATCTGCTATAGAATTTTTATCTAATACTTTCTATAACAATATGAGAAAAGAAGATAGAAAAACTCCTGAAATATATTTTGCAGGTACTAATATGTCCCCTGTATATTTACAACACTTATTAGACTTAGTAGGAGATAGAGATTTCTCTATTAACGTAATATCAAAATCAGGTACTACTACTGAACCTGCTATAGCATTTAGAGTATTTAAGAAAAAATTAGAAGAAAAATATGGTAAAGAAGAAGCATCTAAGAGAATTTATGCAACAACAGATAAAGCTAAAGGAGCATTAAAAAACTTAGCAACTAGTGAAGGATATGAAACTTTTGTTGTACCTGATAATGTAGGAGGAAGATTTTCTGTATTAACAGCAGTAGGATTATTACCTATAGCAGTAGCAGGTATAAATATAGATGAATTAATGCAAGGTGCTCATGATGCTATGGTTGATTATTCAACTAAAGAATATTATGAAAATGATGCTATGATATATGCAGCAACTAGAAGCCTTTTATACAATAAAGGTAAAAATATGGAAATATTAACAAATTATGAACCAAGATTACACTATATCGCTGAATGGTGGAAACAATTATTTGCAGAATCTGAAGGTAAGGATGGGAAAGGTATATATCCAACAAGTGCTGATTTTTCTACTGATTTACACTCTATAGGTCAATCTATACAAGAGGCAAGAAGAACTATGTTTGAAACAGTGCTTTTAATAGATAAACCAGAAGTTGATATACATATAGAAAAAGAAGAAGTAAATTTAGATGGATTAAATTACTTAAGTGGAAAAGGTATAGACTATGTTAATAAACAAGCTGCAAAAGGAGTTATACTTGCTCACGTAGATGGAAATGTACCTAATCTTGTAATTAATATACCTGAAGCAACTCCATATCATTTAGGATATATGTTCTATTTCTTTGAAAAAGCAGTTGCAATAGCTGGATATATGTTAGGAATTAATCCATTTGATCAACCAGGTGTTGAAGAATACAAGAGAAATATGTTTGCTTTACTTGAAAAACCTGGATTTGAAGAAGAAACTAAAAAGTTATTAGCAAGACTTGAAAATAAATAA
- a CDS encoding glycerol dehydrogenase: MTRNIFSPSKYIQGFGEIKKLAGYFKNLGEKGAYILVDKFVYDKYAADIRSSFETENVAHHLEVFNGECSKNEINRNIALLNEKGFDVVITIGGGKTIDCGKATAHYSKLPMIVVPTIASTDAPCSALSVIYTDSGEFEQYLFLKANPNIVVMDTDVIVNAPARLLAAGIGDALATYYEAKACLDSNSNTIAGGKPSKTAIALAKLCLDIIMEDGVKAMASCEQKVVTKAFENVIEANTYLSGIGFESGGLAAAHAIHNGLTILHEGHSMYHGEKVSFGTITQLVLENRSLEEINKVIDFCKSVGLPTCLRDLNMDKVSREALYEVAKASVAPGETIHNMPFEVTADDVFAALLTADKLGSR; this comes from the coding sequence ATGACTAGAAACATTTTTTCGCCATCAAAATATATACAAGGTTTTGGTGAAATCAAAAAATTAGCAGGTTATTTCAAAAATTTAGGAGAAAAAGGAGCGTATATTTTAGTAGATAAATTTGTATATGACAAATATGCAGCAGATATTAGATCAAGTTTTGAAACTGAAAATGTAGCTCATCACTTAGAAGTATTTAACGGTGAATGTTCTAAAAATGAAATAAATAGAAATATTGCTTTACTAAATGAAAAGGGATTTGATGTAGTTATTACTATAGGAGGTGGAAAAACTATAGATTGTGGTAAAGCAACAGCTCATTATTCTAAATTACCTATGATAGTAGTTCCAACTATAGCTTCAACAGATGCACCATGTTCAGCTCTTTCAGTAATATATACAGACAGTGGAGAATTTGAACAATACCTATTCTTAAAAGCTAATCCAAATATAGTTGTTATGGATACTGATGTAATAGTTAATGCACCTGCAAGATTACTTGCTGCAGGTATAGGTGATGCCCTTGCAACATATTATGAAGCAAAAGCTTGTCTTGATTCAAACTCTAATACTATAGCAGGTGGAAAACCATCTAAAACAGCTATAGCTCTTGCAAAACTTTGTTTAGACATCATCATGGAAGACGGAGTTAAAGCTATGGCAAGTTGTGAACAAAAAGTTGTTACTAAAGCATTTGAAAATGTTATAGAAGCAAATACTTACCTAAGTGGTATAGGATTTGAAAGTGGAGGACTTGCTGCTGCACATGCTATACATAATGGATTAACAATACTACATGAAGGTCACTCTATGTACCATGGTGAAAAAGTTTCATTTGGAACTATTACTCAGCTAGTTTTAGAAAATAGATCTTTAGAAGAAATAAATAAAGTTATAGATTTCTGTAAATCAGTAGGACTACCTACTTGTCTTAGAGACTTAAATATGGATAAAGTTTCAAGAGAAGCTCTATATGAAGTTGCTAAAGCTTCAGTAGCTCCTGGTGAAACTATACATAATATGCCATTTGAAGTTACAGCTGATGATGTATTCGCAGCATTACTTACAGCAGATAAATTAGGTTCTAGATAA
- a CDS encoding SdpI family protein produces MFNKKKIIISIILCLIPMVFGLTIYSKLPEMIPSHFNLNGEVDGYSSKKVFIFGLPLLFAFMNAFLAFSIKEDPKNIENNKTFLYKNSIWLLPIISNFVFFSTYLMISGYNINVGKIIHFPIGLLFIVLGNYLPKCKQSYTIGIRTPWTLNDEENWNKTHRFGGKMFVISGILMMASILIPNIFLISFIPLILPVIYSYLLYKKIVK; encoded by the coding sequence ATGTTTAATAAGAAAAAAATAATAATTTCAATAATACTTTGTTTAATACCTATGGTATTTGGTTTAACAATATATTCAAAACTACCAGAAATGATACCTTCACATTTTAATCTTAATGGTGAAGTTGATGGATATTCTTCTAAGAAAGTCTTCATATTTGGTCTTCCACTTTTATTTGCCTTTATGAATGCTTTTTTAGCCTTTTCTATTAAAGAAGATCCTAAAAATATTGAAAATAATAAGACATTTTTATATAAAAATAGTATATGGCTATTACCTATAATTTCAAATTTTGTATTTTTTTCTACTTATTTAATGATAAGTGGATACAATATTAATGTTGGCAAAATTATACATTTTCCAATAGGACTTCTATTTATAGTGCTTGGAAATTATTTGCCTAAATGTAAACAAAGCTATACTATAGGGATTAGAACTCCTTGGACTTTAAATGATGAGGAAAATTGGAATAAAACACATAGATTTGGAGGTAAAATGTTTGTGATATCTGGAATATTGATGATGGCGTCTATATTAATTCCTAATATATTTCTCATTTCATTTATACCTTTAATTTTACCTGTAATTTATTCATATTTATTGTATAAAAAGATAGTAAAATAG
- a CDS encoding autorepressor SdpR family transcription factor — MFKDTFKALSDSIRREILMLLKNGRMSAGDIANSFNITAPTVSYHLNLLKKAELIRETKFKNYIYYELNITVFEELILWFNNFKGDDKNV; from the coding sequence ATGTTTAAAGATACTTTTAAAGCCCTCTCAGATTCTATAAGGAGAGAAATACTTATGCTTTTAAAAAATGGAAGAATGAGTGCTGGAGATATTGCAAATTCTTTTAATATTACAGCTCCAACGGTCTCTTATCATTTGAATTTATTGAAAAAAGCAGAATTAATTCGTGAAACTAAATTTAAAAACTATATTTATTATGAATTAAATATTACAGTTTTTGAAGAATTAATTCTATGGTTTAACAATTTTAAAGGAGATGATAAAAATGTTTAA